TGATGCATTATCTAGACAATGATGAATTAGTGAATGTATGGTTTAACACAAGCAATTTATTtgcaaatattaaatatattagaaTTTATAGCTCAGAACATGTGAAGGTATctgagagaagagaaaagacCTGTACAAGCaccccaaaatcaaaaaagaTCAAAGAGCACAACAATTTATCTTTAGTACTTTCCATTTCTTTAACCCAGCATAGGTAGCACAGGCAAGGGCTTTTGTCACACAAGTAATGGTAGGCTTGACATTAACATTCAGAGGTAAGAGGGTCTTTGTATCCATCGTAGGTGAGATCAATGTCACCGGCGGATAGCAAGCAAAACCTATGgattataagaaaaataaaaagagtatggtaaaaaatagatgaactAACCACCACAATGGTGCAAATGGATTATTTAAGCTAAGTAGATGAATTAAAGTTGTTAAGATGAGGAACTTTCTAGTTTGGATGATATTAGAAAAAGTATATACATAGATGCGCCAATAGTGTAGGCATGGTCTTTTCCTGTTAATCATGTTAACTCTATCTAGGTGTCTATGCAAGGTTTTGGTCCTCCTTTTTTGgaatatacatatattgaGGGGTGTGGAGGAGGACAGCAGTACTACAAACAGCTTAGCAAGTTCTAGATAGAGATTTGGTGATGAATATTCTCAAGGCTAAACAGCATACTAATTATAGGATNNNNNNNNNNNNNNNNNNNNNNNNNNNNNNNNNNNNNNNNNNNNNNNNNNNNNNNNNNNNNNNNNNNNNNNNNNNNNNNNNNNNNNNNNNNNNNNNNNNNGATCAAAATCAATCTGGCATACTAATCCCAGCTTCAATTGGCCAAGCATGGGAAGAAAGAATGCCCTCTTGCTGGCATCGAACTGGTTGTAGGCCAAGAAAAGTATATAGAGTAGAAACTGATGCATTATCTAGACAATGATGAACTATTGAATGTATGTTTTAACACAAGCAATTTATTtgcaaatattaaatatattagaattttatagCTTATAACATGTGAAGGTATCTGAGCGAAGAAAAAAGACTTGTACAAGCAccacaaaatcaaaaaaaatcaaagaaccCAACCATTTATCTTTAGTACATTCCATTTCTTTAACCCAGCATAGGTAGAACAGGCAAGGGCTTTTGTCAAACAAATAATGGTGGGCTTGACATTCACATTGAGAGGTAAAAGGGCCTTTGTTTCCATTCTAGGTGAGATCAATGTCACCGGCGGATAGCAAGCAAAACCtatgaattataataaaaataaaaagagtatggtaaaaaatagatgaactAACCACCACAATGGTGCAAATGGATTATTTAAGCTAAGTAGATGAATTAAAGTTGTTAAGATGAGGCACTTTCTAGTTGGATGATATTAGAAAAAGTATATACATAGATGCGCCAATAGTGTAGGCATGGTCTTTTCTTGTTGATCTTGTTAACTCTATCCAGGTGTGTATGCATGGTTTTGGTCCTCCTTTTTTGgaatatacatatattgcAGGGTGTGGAGGAGGACAGCAATACTACAAACAGTTTAGCACGTTCTAGATAGAGATTTAGTGATGAATATTCTCAAGGCTAAACAGCTTACTAATTATAGAATATAAAGCTAAACTAGAATGCAACTGTGTATAAAAATAGTTAGTGATTGGTTGGATAGTTTGATGGTGTTGAGCCTTCCCAATTGGACTATAAATTGGCCTCAACTCAAAATGGAGTTGCATCATCCttccaaaggaaaaaaacacagagaataaaataacaaagtgGAAGGAAAATCAAGATGGCtatgaaattaaatttcttgGCAATGCTTTTGTGCTTATTGTTAGCATCTACCCCTAAAGCTCATGCTAGTGTGTTTGACGTGACGAGTGCAACATACGGTGCAAAGCCTGGCTCTGATGTCAGTACGGCCTTGGCCAAGGCTTGGAGTGATGCATGTGCATCGCCATCCGCGAGTAAAGTTGTTGTTCCGAGCGGGACATACAAGTTAAAAGAAGCAAATTTCAGAGGCCCCTGTAAGGCTCCTATTGAGATGCAAGTTCAAGGCATATTGCAGGCTCCAGCAGACGCTGGCCAACTCACACGACCGGATACTTGGGTTGGTTTTCAGTACATTGACATGCTCACCTTATCAGGTGGTGGGACTTTTGATGGCCAAGGAGCACTTTCTTGGAATCAAAATGACtgccacaaaaacaaaaattgcaaacctcttCCCGTTAATCTGCGGTTCGAATTCCTCACAAATTCCAAAGTTCAGGACATAACTTCACTTAACAGCAAATTTTTCCACATGCATGTTTTTCGGTGCAACCATACTACATTTCAACAGCTTACCATCACAGCACCTGACGAGAGCAGAAACACAGATGGAATCCATATCGGGGCTTCGACTGCTATCAACattactcattcaaagattgGAACTGGGGATGACTGTATTTCTATTGGTGATGACTCCCACGAAATCACAGTGACTGATGTTACTTGTGGGCCAGGCCATGGAATAAGCATTGGAAGCCTTGGAAAAtataaggaagaaaaggatgTGACCGGGATCATAGTTAAGAACTGCACCCTGACTAATACGGAGAACGGTGTGAGAATCAAAACATTTCCAGATTCTCCTTCGCCTAGCACTGCCTCGAGTATACACTATGAGGATATTATCATGGTTAATGTCAGTAACCCTATCCTCATAGACCAATTGTACTGCCCATATACTCAGTGTGAACAAAAGCCTCCGTCAAAAGTAAAGATCAACAATGTCAGCTTCAAGAACATTAAGGGCTCATCTTTCACTCCACTTGCAATCAAGCTTGTATGTACCACGGGCATAccgtgtgagaatgtggagtTGACTGACATTGATCTCACCTACGGTGGAAACAAAGGCCCTCTTACCTCTATGTGTTCTAATGTCAAGCCCACAATTACTGGCGTGACAAAGGCTCTTGGTTGTGCTACATCGTCCTTGGCACCTCTTCCTTTATCCAAGAAGTAGAAAGCACTAATTAATCTTCTCTATACATAAATTGCTGTGTTATACTTTGCTTTTGTGCTACATGTTCTCTCCTTTGTCCAAGATAAATGAATACACAACACAATTTTCATCAAAGCCAACAGGATTTAGAACCCTCTTATACCATTGTTGACCTGTTTGATCCCAATTTTCATCATCGAAAACTTCCCTTGTGAATTTGGCAATAACACTGCTTGATATTTCTCTgtcttatataaaaaaaacaatcgaTGGACCTttcccgccaaaattttgtcgGGACTATTGAAGTGGAAGGGGATGCACAATATATTATTACTGCTCTTGAGAAAGATGGGGGGGATTTGCATGTGTGGAAGGTCACCTTTTTAAAGAAGCTAAGTGCCACACACATTCTCTCTCTGGTGAGATGGCGATATAGCTCCATAGAATGTAATAAGGTGGCTCACTCCCTTGCTAGGCATGCCTTGTTGTTAGATCAAGAATCTTTTGGTCAGAGGAAGAGCCTCCATGACTTAATTACTTCATTGTTATTGGATAATACTCCAAGTTTatcaaattaatgaaatcttttacaatattttaaaaaaaaaagggggaggGTGAAGCTAGAAAACAATTTTTAGAGGGACCAAGAGTGTGAATAACTTAGTTTGGGGGCCATTACATAAATCTTTTACAAATTCTTCCATGATAGTAATGTGCAGACCGTCCGGATAATCTTCAATTAATATAATGGAAGGATCAAAATCAAGCTGGCATACTAATCCCAGCTTCAATTGGCCAAGCATGGGAAGAAAGAATGCCCTCTTGTTGGCATCAAATTGGTTGTAGGCCAAGAAAAGTATATAGAGTAGAAACTAATGCATTGTCTAGACAGTGATGAATTAGTGAATGTATGTTTTAACACAAgcaatttatttgaaaatattaaatatatttgaattttatatcTCAGAGCATGTAAAGGTATCTGAGCGAAGAAAAAAGACCTGTACAAGCACCACAAcatcaaaaaaacaaaaaaacaaaacaaatcaaagaaCACAACAGTTTATCTTTAGTACTTCCCATTTCTTTAACCCAGCATAGGTAGCACAGGCAAGGGCTTTTGTCACACAAGTAATGGTGGGCTTGACATTAACATTGAAAGGTAAGAGGGCCTTTGTTTCCATTGTAGGTGAGATTAATGTCACCAGCGGATAGCATGCAAAACCTATGGattataagaaaaattaaaagagtatGGTCAAAAATAGATGAACTAACCACCACAATGGTGCAAATGGATTATTTAAGCTAAGTAGATGAATTAAAGTTGTTAACATGAGGCACTTTCTAGAATGCAACTGTGTCTAAAAATAGTTAGTGATTGGTTTGATAGTTAAGATATTacataattacaaaaaaagaaggcacTGGTATTGTGCCCTTTTGGTTGGCGACCGGTGAATGTCTTCACACAACTTGTTATTTATCTTAATGGGTGCGTCAGCAGGCTTACATCCAAGCATTCTTGTTTCAGTGAGTAGATTCATCACATACTTTTTTTGAGACATAAATGTACAAGTATaaccgcgcggctataccctttaagtactaatatattttaatattacaGCTGCACGactatactattaaaatatttggacatattaaaatattcgaacatattaaactaaaactaattttgtacaaaataaaattaaaaacaaagtccacaatgtaatttaaaataattaattacaatttattaaGTGATATGtgaaattagtaaaatatttCATACTACTCatttactaaataaataataattaaagtaatttaaaagggtaagatattatttagttacaaaaaagaaaaccattttATGTAGTATAACCGGCCGCTATATTCTTGacatatatttgaatatttaaagagtatagccgtgcagttatacttttaaaatattcaaatatattttacaTGTTTTCACACAACTTGTGATTCATCTCAATGGGTGTGTCAATAAGCTTACATCCAAGCATTCTTGTTTCATTGAGTAGATCCATCACATACTTCCTTTAAGACAAAAATATACCAGTTTTTGACCTTGCTAGTTCAAATTCCAAGGAAGTCTTTCAGAGTACATAAATCTTTCATCTCCAATTCCTAAGACAAATACTTTTGTAGCTTATGATGCCCTCCTATGTCGTTCCCAGTTACGACcatgtcatccacataaaaaaattaatgctGTTATATTTCCTTCATCACGCTTCAAGAACAGGGTGTGATCTCAATTACTTTGAGTgtatccaaaattcttcatggACTTAGTAAATCTGTCAAACCATGCCTTAGGAGATtgttttaacccatataatGACTTTATGCGCTTGCaaacttaatttttctttttaggagCTAAATTACAACTTGGTGGCAAATTCATGTATATCTCTTCTACCAAGTCTCCGTGTAAGAAGGCATTTTAACATCAAACTGATGTAGTAAACAATTTAGATTTGTTGCTAGAGATAGTAGGACTCTGATAGTGTTGATCTTGGCTATTAGGGCAAAGGTCTCTTGGTAGTCCGCCATATCTCTATTTGTTCCCCTTCGCCACCAATCTAACTTTATATCTTTTAATAGATCCATCTGCTCTGAGTTTCACAGATAGATCCACCTGCATCCCATTGTCTTTTTTCGGTAAGGTAAAGGCACGAGCTCTCATGTGGCATTCTTCTGGAGAGCTTGCATTTGTTCATTCATGGCTTCTTTATATTTTGAGTCTTCTAATGCTTCAGTCACACTATTGGGGACAGATATATCTACCAAATGCTTCACATAGTATACATGTGGCTCTAATAATCTGCTTagagatatataattattaatggGGTATTTTCCTTTCGCTTTAAAATCTGCTTCATACTGTACTCGAGGTTTACCACGGTTCTTCCTTTCTAGAATTTGGTATGTAGGGGTATATGCATCTTTTATGCTTTCTAAAATCAAATCATTATGGTATATTTCATTAGTGTTATTAGTTTCCAGGGTAGATGTTATATGAATGACTTCCTTAGAAGGTGATTGGCATGGTACTAAATTGAATGTGGGTCCGAAACGggtaaaatctcataaaacaGTTTAACTTCCTCCTCATGATTTTGGCAGCTTGGAGTTGACCGATCATTTTCCACTGGTGATCAGTCATTTTGACACAGAGGCTTAATGTTCGATAAAGGAGGACAAAGCTACAGGTCGTTTTGACACAATGGCTACGCTTGTGAAGGAATAAAGGGGGCCAACCAGTCGTGTGGGAGAGGCGACCGGTAGCTTTGAGGCAGAAACACCTTATGTGCACGAATAAAGGGAGGCTACCGGTTGTTTTGAAGGGTCTACATGTCACTTTGATGCTGAGCCTCTTCCGTTGTGAAAAAGTCCAGAAAAGTCGTGGTGTTTGGCTTTAGATTCTCCTCTTgtgcttttgaaaaatatatgttgtgttcgaGAAACACTACATCCATTGAGGTATAGACCTTCTGACTTGGAGGGTGATAACACCAGTAGCCTTTCTGATTAGGGGCATATCCAATGAAAACACACTTTTCTACGCAGGGACTGAATTTGTTATGTTGGTGATCAGGTAAGTGTACGAATACAACACTGCCGAAAACTCATGGTTCAAGGTTTGGGGTGGGAGGTATTTGGAGATGGTGGTGAGGTATTCGAAGAGGAGTTTGGGAATTCAAGATACTTGAGGGAATCCTATTTATAAGGTAAGCTGCATAAAAGACGGTTGCGGGAAAGAAATCTCTTCGCAGTAAGTGCTTAGCATCCTAATATCTTGCACATGGAGACTAATACTTCAAGGAACCGATA
The Prunus dulcis chromosome 2, ALMONDv2, whole genome shotgun sequence DNA segment above includes these coding regions:
- the LOC117619373 gene encoding exopolygalacturonase-like, whose product is MAMKLNFLAMLLCLLLASTPKAHASVFDVTSATYGAKPGSDVSTALAKAWSDACASPSASKVVVPSGTYKLKEANFRGPCKAPIEMQVQGILQAPADAGQLTRPDTWVGFQYIDMLTLSGGGTFDGQGALSWNQNDCHKNKNCKPLPVNLRFEFLTNSKVQDITSLNSKFFHMHVFRCNHTTFQQLTITAPDESRNTDGIHIGASTAINITHSKIGTGDDCISIGDDSHEITVTDVTCGPGHGISIGSLGKYKEEKDVTGIIVKNCTLTNTENGVRIKTFPDSPSPSTASSIHYEDIIMVNVSNPILIDQLYCPYTQCEQKPPSKVKINNVSFKNIKGSSFTPLAIKLVCTTGIPCENVELTDIDLTYGGNKGPLTSMCSNVKPTITGVTKALGCATSSLAPLPLSKK